The region GCGACACATTCTGAAGCACCCTTTGGCATGCCTCGTATCCGAACGACACGTCAACAAGCTCGATGTCGCCCCGAATCCTGCCGACGTCTATCGCCTCCGGCCGGTCGGCCACCTCCGGCTCTGCCTCGAGCGTCTCGAGCACGCGGTCCATAGACACCTGCTTCACGAGAATGTCGCGATAGATGTCGCCAAACGACTTCAAGACGCCCATCAGTTTGAACACGTAGAGCATTATCGCCACCATCGCGCCGAGGCTCATCTGGCCCGCTATCACCTGGTAGCCCGCGTAATACGTCAGGCCTGTCGTGATGACGGTATCCATCACAGAGAGCGACGAGCCGCTTATCACGCCGATCTTATACGACACCAGCCTGAGGCGGATGTTCGATATCCACAAGCTGAGATAGCGCCTCACCTCGAACCGCTCCCGAGAAAACGCCTTGATCACCTTAGCGTGCGAGAACGCCTCGGCCATCCCGCTGTGTATTTCCTGCTCCTTCTCGCGCACCGCCTTCGTTATCTGCTGCTGCTTCTTGCCGAAAAAATAGGAGTGAATGTAGAACGGCGGCACCGCCACGATGGCAAGCACGCACAGCTTCCAGTCCAACCAGAACGTTAGCACTAAGACCCCGATGGTCGTCGTGATCTGAGTCAGAGCGCTGGGTATCGAATCCACCACAAAACTGACCGTCCCGCCTATGTCCGGGCCCAGGCGGAACATCTGCTCCCCCGTAGTGCGCCTCTGAAAGAACCTCTGTGACAGCGAAAAAAGGTGCTTGTAGTAGTGGGCACGAAGATCGAAATCCAGCATGTTCCTGACGTATGTGGCGGTGTATCCCCGCACGGCCCCGGTCACGCCGTTGAAGACGAATGTGAAAAAACCGGCGAGGATCAGCATGTTGAAGACGAACAGGTCGTGGCGGTCATAAGCGTAATTGATCATCGCCATCGGTATCAGCGGGCCGATGAGGCCAAAGAGCGACGATAGCCCTGCGCAGACCAATAGCACCAGCTCCTTGTCCCAATACTTGACAAGATACCTGCCAAATCTCGCAAGCCGCCTCACGCTGCCGACCTCATGTTATGGTTTAATGATGAGATTGTCGGCCTCGCCCAAGAGCGTGTCAATCCGGCTTCGCTGTGTGTGGTGTAGGGGCGGTTCACGAACCGCCCCTTCTTCGCGCCTCGTGTAGGGGCGGTTCACGAACCGCCCTCTTTCGTTGCCCAAGCGGAATCAGTTCTCGTCGTGGATCAGGACATCGCCGCTTGCGCCGATCAAGACGTCGTTGTCGCCGTCGTTGTTGACGTCGCCACAGCCCGCCACCCAAACGCCGGTCCAGCGCGAGTAATCGTCAACCTGCACGATGTAGTACTTCACGCTGTTTTGCCAGTCGGCCCACTGGAGCTGGTTGTAGCTCCCGCCGAAGACGATGTATGGCC is a window of bacterium DNA encoding:
- a CDS encoding ABC transporter ATP-binding protein; the encoded protein is MRRLARFGRYLVKYWDKELVLLVCAGLSSLFGLIGPLIPMAMINYAYDRHDLFVFNMLILAGFFTFVFNGVTGAVRGYTATYVRNMLDFDLRAHYYKHLFSLSQRFFQRRTTGEQMFRLGPDIGGTVSFVVDSIPSALTQITTTIGVLVLTFWLDWKLCVLAIVAVPPFYIHSYFFGKKQQQITKAVREKEQEIHSGMAEAFSHAKVIKAFSRERFEVRRYLSLWISNIRLRLVSYKIGVISGSSLSVMDTVITTGLTYYAGYQVIAGQMSLGAMVAIMLYVFKLMGVLKSFGDIYRDILVKQVSMDRVLETLEAEPEVADRPEAIDVGRIRGDIELVDVSFGYEACQRVLQNVSLSLKNGQSLGIVGESGAGKSTIVGLILRLFDPESGEVRMDGRDIRTLKRASFIDKVGVVLQEPWLFNTTVRENIAFGRPNASEEEIIEAAELAGANEFICELPKGFETQIAEHGARLSEGQKQRIAIARALVRRPAILILDEATSNLNVSLQRRILMNIRTWARTPTLIVVSHRVTAIQDADNIIVLKGGRIVEQGKHAELIQTTGYYLELCAGQADQLAGSTVRKSEI